One window from the genome of Saccharicrinis carchari encodes:
- a CDS encoding RNA polymerase sigma-70 factor, translating into MSDRIILDKLSGDDESAFEDIFKLYYHQLVVFAFKMVNDLDQARDLVQDVIVNFYEKRDSIQIHTSLKAHLYQSVRNRCLNHLKREKLIRNHHSTIFEEQKDKHQSFRDLLEETELENKLFNVLNSLPKQCQRIFEMSRFDGKSNADIAQELNISKRTVETQISNALKKLRLKLFNPLMVTVVSFLYVLFMGMSTNAVQAQNRVIKAIDKQHADTNLAHGVLFKLNVCND; encoded by the coding sequence ATGAGCGACAGAATTATTTTAGATAAACTATCCGGTGACGACGAATCTGCATTCGAAGACATTTTCAAGCTCTATTACCATCAACTGGTAGTATTTGCTTTTAAAATGGTGAACGACCTTGATCAGGCGCGTGATTTAGTTCAGGATGTGATTGTCAATTTCTACGAAAAACGCGATAGCATACAAATTCACACTTCGTTAAAAGCCCATCTTTACCAGTCCGTTCGTAATCGTTGTCTCAATCATTTAAAACGCGAAAAGCTTATTCGCAATCATCACAGTACTATTTTTGAGGAGCAAAAAGATAAGCATCAGTCTTTTAGGGATTTATTGGAAGAAACTGAGCTGGAAAATAAGCTTTTTAATGTGCTTAACTCACTTCCTAAGCAGTGCCAAAGAATATTTGAGATGAGTCGTTTTGATGGTAAATCCAATGCCGACATAGCCCAGGAATTAAACATATCCAAACGCACGGTGGAAACCCAGATAAGTAATGCATTAAAAAAACTGCGATTAAAGCTTTTTAACCCATTGATGGTTACCGTAGTGTCATTTTTATATGTATTGTTTATGGGTATGAGTACGAATGCCGTACAGGCACAAAATAGAGTAATAAAGGCAATAGACAAGCAACATGCTGATACGAACCTGGCACATGGTGTTTTGTTTAAGCTAAATGTTTGTAATGATTAA
- a CDS encoding ArnT family glycosyltransferase, which yields MINMSNKSIGIGLFVAALVVYVIGLFPEVGIDAGKYAAVSRYMFESGDWLTPHIRGNAYLHKPHLMFWLSSLSFHVFGMSLFAHKLPTLLFSIASVYALYKMAKLYYGSQVGQLTALIYATSQMMFLYHNDLHMDALLTANVVIGVSFLAYFLHNKRAVNFILGFLFIGLAMITKGPIGLAVAVFAVGGHLLLKKDWRNIFNPVWLLAFPILALVLFPTLKANYNNFGWEGIEFFFWTNNVGRIQGAYNTGGGVDGDISFYLHTMIYIYLPWSLFALIAIGKHIKGLFVNKNTQRFVRPEYMSYSVIIVFTFILSVAKQKAPHYFYPVVPFLSIVTARFIYQQIMEKQNAKIAKWLLGARNLMLLFAWAAIVLVICFVFKTSKIIIWLPVILGLAATIYFVLPKGQMYRKLIVPLAISAIVLNFVLNAHFMPSAFQYHGGIRASDAYSQLAGDDEDLYTYKFRQFETYFYPSKISYWLKEKGDFEEVMTSRHNYWVVTDEVGYADIQQMVPNRISYEEVFPHRLISRMSGDFLNPTTRHKSLKKIYLLKIE from the coding sequence ATGATTAATATGAGCAATAAATCAATAGGAATCGGCTTGTTTGTGGCGGCCCTTGTTGTTTATGTCATCGGTTTGTTCCCTGAGGTGGGTATCGATGCCGGAAAATATGCAGCTGTGAGCCGTTACATGTTTGAGAGTGGCGATTGGTTAACTCCGCATATCCGAGGTAATGCCTATCTGCACAAACCTCATCTGATGTTCTGGCTCAGTAGTTTGTCGTTTCATGTGTTTGGTATGTCGCTTTTTGCCCATAAGTTGCCTACCTTGTTATTTTCCATTGCCAGTGTTTACGCACTTTACAAAATGGCCAAGCTTTATTATGGTTCGCAAGTAGGTCAACTTACCGCTTTGATATATGCCACCTCGCAAATGATGTTTCTTTATCATAACGATTTACATATGGACGCCTTGCTCACGGCTAATGTGGTCATCGGGGTCTCTTTTCTGGCCTATTTTCTGCACAACAAGCGGGCTGTTAATTTTATTCTGGGCTTTCTGTTTATCGGATTGGCTATGATTACTAAAGGGCCTATCGGTTTAGCAGTAGCGGTTTTTGCCGTGGGTGGACATCTCTTGCTTAAAAAAGATTGGAGAAATATTTTCAATCCCGTTTGGTTGTTGGCATTCCCTATCCTGGCACTGGTGCTGTTCCCTACTTTGAAGGCCAACTATAATAACTTTGGTTGGGAGGGTATCGAATTCTTTTTTTGGACCAACAATGTAGGACGAATCCAGGGTGCCTACAATACCGGTGGTGGTGTTGATGGCGATATCAGCTTTTATCTGCATACCATGATATACATTTATCTGCCCTGGTCCTTATTTGCATTAATTGCCATAGGCAAGCATATTAAAGGATTGTTTGTTAACAAAAACACGCAACGCTTTGTACGCCCGGAGTATATGAGCTATTCGGTAATAATTGTTTTTACTTTTATTTTATCTGTGGCCAAACAAAAAGCACCCCATTACTTTTATCCTGTGGTACCTTTTTTATCCATTGTTACAGCCCGGTTTATTTATCAGCAAATAATGGAAAAGCAAAATGCCAAGATAGCCAAGTGGTTATTGGGCGCGCGTAACCTTATGTTGCTGTTTGCATGGGCGGCCATTGTCCTGGTCATCTGCTTTGTGTTTAAAACAAGCAAAATAATTATATGGCTTCCTGTTATACTGGGACTGGCGGCTACCATTTATTTTGTGCTCCCTAAAGGGCAAATGTATCGTAAACTGATTGTTCCCCTTGCTATTTCGGCCATCGTACTTAACTTTGTGCTCAACGCCCATTTTATGCCCAGCGCTTTTCAATATCATGGTGGAATACGTGCCAGCGATGCCTATAGCCAACTGGCGGGCGATGATGAAGATTTATATACCTACAAATTCCGTCAGTTCGAAACCTATTTTTATCCCTCAAAAATATCGTATTGGCTCAAGGAGAAAGGGGATTTTGAAGAGGTAATGACAAGCAGGCATAACTACTGGGTTGTTACAGATGAAGTTGGTTACGCAGATATACAGCAGATGGTGCCAAACCGCATAAGTTACGAAGAAGTATTTCCGCACCGTCTGATATCCCGTATGAGTGGCGATTTTTTAAATCCCACTACAAGGCATAAATCCTTAAAAAAGATATATTTGCTTAAAATTGAATGA
- a CDS encoding OmpP1/FadL family transporter has translation MTRYKLLTAIGLIFITVGLSAQTYQDLLRYSQPQYMGTARSMAMGGAFGSLGGDFSALSINPAGIAVYRTSEFSITPSLILNSTESSFNRGSINDNKTTFALNQVGYVGTYRPMREVSQGIVSSHFAIGYNRNNNFNYKSMASARGITTSMTDMFTSDAWGFAPEVVGSWGNLTGLAYNAYLINYDDTQGIYTADIGLGETVDQTRIIEKEGYAGEINVTGGINISNKVLLGASINFTSLSYREISNYYEAFSTTNTTQGNEVFDRFTVQNDLDVSGRGVNLKIGTIIKPTEQIRLGLAYHSPTWFIIDENYGSRLDASFFNPKYDDNNELIGTSTFARNYNNALNTFDYKLNTPGVFTAGASYVIGKKAIVSFDYEYINYANAKFKSRSSNIDDLNAITTENEIAKDIFDATNNFRAGVEYRVSQQISLRAGYSHQASPYKTDKNDLIEPFNSLYGTQKVSDLQNDYQITGYSAGIGYRSKNYFIDVAYRLTSFDNSYFNYNWPSNVNTDLDLPLQTTIKTTDHYATLTVGWKF, from the coding sequence ATGACTCGCTATAAATTATTGACAGCAATAGGGCTGATTTTTATTACTGTTGGCCTCAGTGCTCAAACCTATCAGGACTTACTGCGCTACTCGCAACCCCAATATATGGGCACTGCCCGATCCATGGCTATGGGAGGAGCTTTTGGTTCACTCGGTGGCGATTTCAGTGCCCTAAGTATTAACCCGGCCGGCATTGCCGTTTACCGCACATCGGAATTCAGCATTACGCCTTCACTCATTCTTAATTCTACCGAGAGTAGTTTTAATAGAGGCAGCATAAACGATAACAAAACCACATTTGCATTAAACCAAGTTGGATATGTGGGTACATACCGCCCTATGCGGGAAGTAAGCCAAGGAATAGTGAGCTCGCACTTTGCCATAGGGTATAACAGAAATAACAATTTTAATTATAAATCAATGGCTTCGGCAAGAGGTATTACCACCTCCATGACGGATATGTTTACCAGCGATGCCTGGGGATTTGCGCCGGAAGTTGTGGGCAGTTGGGGAAACCTGACCGGACTGGCCTACAATGCCTATCTTATTAATTATGATGATACACAAGGTATATATACGGCAGATATCGGCCTTGGTGAAACGGTGGACCAAACCCGAATTATTGAAAAGGAAGGTTATGCAGGCGAAATAAATGTAACAGGTGGTATAAACATAAGCAATAAAGTACTTCTTGGTGCAAGTATTAATTTCACCTCCTTATCTTATCGCGAAATTTCTAATTATTACGAGGCGTTTAGTACTACTAATACGACGCAAGGAAATGAGGTATTTGACCGCTTTACGGTGCAAAACGATTTAGATGTTTCGGGAAGGGGTGTCAACCTAAAAATAGGAACCATCATTAAACCTACCGAACAGATACGATTGGGGCTAGCTTACCACTCGCCCACCTGGTTTATTATTGATGAAAATTATGGTTCCAGGTTAGATGCTTCTTTCTTCAATCCAAAATACGATGATAACAACGAATTAATTGGAACCTCCACATTCGCACGTAACTACAACAATGCGCTCAACACCTTTGATTATAAGTTAAATACGCCGGGTGTTTTTACGGCCGGTGCTTCGTATGTTATTGGAAAAAAAGCCATTGTTAGTTTTGACTACGAATACATCAACTATGCTAATGCTAAATTTAAAAGCAGAAGCAGCAATATTGACGATTTAAATGCGATCACTACAGAAAATGAAATTGCCAAAGATATTTTTGATGCGACCAATAATTTCAGAGCAGGAGTTGAATATAGGGTTAGTCAACAAATTAGCCTGAGAGCGGGATATTCCCATCAAGCATCCCCGTATAAAACGGATAAAAACGATTTGATAGAACCTTTCAATTCATTATATGGCACTCAAAAAGTATCCGATTTACAGAACGACTACCAAATTACAGGTTATAGCGCTGGTATCGGGTATAGGAGCAAAAATTACTTTATTGATGTAGCCTACCGCTTAACGTCATTCGACAATAGCTATTTTAATTATAACTGGCCGTCAAACGTAAATACAGATCTTGATCTCCCCCTGCAGACTACAATTAAAACCACAGACCACTATGCCACACTAACGGTAGGCTGGAAGTTTTAA
- the prmA gene encoding 50S ribosomal protein L11 methyltransferase: MKYTKVSFNIEPNTPTAQEILTAQLAQFAFDSFEETETGLNAYIPTAAYSAEDVKSIQIFSGGEFTITFEAAAQPEQNWNETWEKHFFAPIVIGNKCVIHSPFHTDVPKAEYQIVISPKMAFGTGHHETTGLMVKHILEIDFTNKLVLDMGCGTGILGILAAMRGAKKVLGIDIEEWAFNNANENIKNNNINNMEVRCGDATLLGKEKFDVILANINRNILLEDIAKYTQVLRPNGILLLSGFYDKDQEIIHKTCIANNLIKKTIKEDNKWVALAYMLTK, translated from the coding sequence ATGAAATACACCAAAGTAAGTTTCAACATAGAACCCAATACCCCAACAGCACAGGAAATACTTACGGCTCAACTGGCACAATTTGCTTTTGATAGCTTTGAGGAAACCGAAACCGGCTTAAATGCTTATATTCCCACCGCAGCATATTCGGCAGAAGACGTCAAAAGTATTCAGATATTTAGTGGAGGTGAGTTTACTATTACCTTTGAAGCAGCGGCTCAGCCGGAGCAAAACTGGAACGAAACCTGGGAAAAGCACTTCTTCGCCCCTATTGTTATTGGCAACAAATGCGTTATTCACAGCCCTTTTCATACGGATGTACCCAAAGCCGAATACCAGATTGTTATTTCACCCAAAATGGCCTTTGGTACCGGTCACCACGAAACAACGGGACTCATGGTAAAACACATACTGGAGATAGATTTTACCAATAAGCTGGTGTTAGACATGGGCTGCGGCACAGGAATACTGGGTATACTGGCCGCTATGCGGGGCGCAAAAAAGGTATTGGGTATCGACATAGAAGAGTGGGCTTTTAATAACGCCAATGAAAATATAAAGAACAACAATATCAACAACATGGAGGTGCGCTGTGGCGATGCGACCCTCCTGGGTAAGGAAAAATTTGATGTTATATTAGCCAACATCAACCGTAACATTCTTTTGGAAGATATTGCCAAATACACACAAGTATTAAGACCGAACGGAATTTTGTTACTGAGTGGTTTTTATGATAAAGACCAGGAAATCATACACAAAACATGTATCGCAAATAACTTAATCAAAAAAACTATAAAGGAAGATAACAAATGGGTAGCCCTTGCGTATATGCTCACTAAATAA
- the proS gene encoding proline--tRNA ligase: protein MAKLTKRSVDYSQWYNELVIKADLAENSAVRGCMVIKPYGYAIWEKMQQELDRMFKETGHVNAYFPLFIPKSFFSKEASHVEGFAKECAVVTHYRLKNDPDGNGVIVDPEAKLEEELIVRPTSETIIWNTYKNWIQSYRDLPIKCNQWANVVRWEMRTRLFLRTAEFLWQEGHTAHETKQEAIEETETMIGVYAKFAEEFMGMPVLQGVKTASERFAGALETYTIEALMQDGKALQSGTSHFLGQNFAKAFDVKFANKEGTEDYVWATSWGVSTRLMGALVMAHSDDFGLVLPPKLAPIQVAIVPIYKSEEELNRISAVVAQIVDKLKQRGISVKFDDSDNRKPGWKFAQYELQGVPLRLAVGPRDIANNTVEVARRDTLSKEVVSIDGVDAYVADLLATIQENIYKKALDFRSENTTEVDTYEDFKEVLDKKGGFIMAHYSGSPEVEQRIKDETKATVRCIPLNGDKTPGKCMLTGEPSAQRVVFARAY from the coding sequence ATGGCAAAATTAACAAAAAGGAGTGTTGATTACTCACAATGGTACAATGAGCTGGTAATTAAGGCAGATTTGGCCGAAAATTCTGCGGTTCGCGGATGTATGGTCATTAAACCTTATGGCTACGCTATCTGGGAAAAAATGCAGCAGGAGTTGGATAGGATGTTCAAGGAAACAGGACATGTGAATGCTTATTTCCCATTGTTTATCCCTAAATCTTTTTTCAGTAAAGAAGCCAGTCATGTTGAAGGCTTTGCCAAGGAGTGTGCGGTTGTTACCCATTACCGTCTAAAAAACGATCCGGACGGAAACGGTGTTATTGTTGATCCGGAAGCAAAACTCGAGGAGGAACTCATTGTGAGGCCTACTTCCGAAACCATTATATGGAACACATATAAAAACTGGATTCAGTCGTATCGCGATCTGCCAATTAAATGTAACCAATGGGCCAATGTGGTTCGCTGGGAAATGCGTACACGTTTATTTTTGCGCACTGCGGAATTTTTGTGGCAAGAAGGGCATACCGCCCACGAAACTAAGCAGGAGGCTATTGAGGAAACTGAAACCATGATAGGTGTTTATGCTAAGTTTGCAGAGGAATTTATGGGTATGCCTGTTTTGCAGGGGGTGAAAACTGCCAGCGAGCGTTTTGCAGGAGCATTAGAAACCTATACCATTGAAGCTTTAATGCAGGATGGAAAAGCTTTGCAGTCGGGCACATCACACTTTTTAGGCCAGAATTTTGCCAAGGCTTTTGATGTTAAATTTGCCAATAAAGAAGGAACGGAGGATTATGTGTGGGCTACCTCGTGGGGTGTTTCTACCCGTTTGATGGGTGCTTTGGTAATGGCCCATTCCGACGATTTTGGGCTGGTGCTTCCCCCCAAGCTGGCACCTATTCAGGTGGCCATAGTGCCAATTTATAAAAGTGAGGAGGAGTTAAATCGAATATCGGCTGTGGTTGCTCAAATAGTTGATAAACTAAAACAGCGGGGTATTTCTGTTAAATTCGATGATAGCGATAATCGCAAGCCGGGCTGGAAATTTGCCCAATACGAGCTACAAGGCGTGCCCCTAAGGTTGGCCGTGGGGCCGCGCGATATTGCCAACAACACCGTTGAAGTAGCCCGAAGAGATACCCTAAGTAAAGAGGTGGTTTCCATTGATGGAGTGGATGCCTATGTGGCTGACTTGTTAGCAACCATACAGGAAAATATCTACAAAAAAGCATTAGACTTTAGAAGTGAAAATACAACGGAAGTAGATACTTATGAAGATTTTAAGGAGGTGCTCGATAAAAAAGGAGGTTTTATAATGGCTCACTACAGCGGATCGCCCGAAGTTGAGCAAAGAATTAAAGACGAAACCAAG
- a CDS encoding type IA DNA topoisomerase: MRVCIAEKPSVAGEIAKVVGATNRKDGYYEGNNYQVTWTFGHLCTLKEPHDYLPEWKRWNLGTLPVIPSQFGIKLIANKGVEKQFGIIKKLVQAASEVINCGDAGQEGELIQRWVLQKAGCKVNIKRLWISSLTEEAIREGFEKLQDNDKFNPLYAAGSSRAIGDWLLGINATRLFTIKYSQPGTVLSIGRVQTPTLSLIVNRYLEIENFVPQPYWELKTMYKEVTFNSTQGKFSSKEEGSSALEKIKDKPFEVTDFNRKPGKEAPPRLFDLTSLQVECNRKFALSADETLKGIQSLYEKKLTTYPRVDTTYLSNDIYPKIQGILKGLTQYQALVEPLLGAKIRKSKKVFDDKKVTDHHAIIPTGVTAPEHLSRDEKIIYDTVTRRFIANFYPDCEISTTTILGKVADVNFKTSGKQVLKENWRLVYKAVSGKKDSQENILPEFVKGESGPHQPDFQEKETQAPKYYTEATLLRAMETAGKQVDDEKLREAMKENGIGRPSTRANIIETLYKRKYIYNVRKNVLPTTMGVKLMEFISNDLLKSAELTGIWEQKLRQIETGKYKVTDFMNELKQMVSDLVFQVRNDYSKGKIVIEENDDKEVQTKTKPTDKSKIVKKLSCPRCGKGTMIEGKNAWGCSEYASGCKTLIPFTYLGKKLSKKQIETLLLKGKTPVIKGFTLEGNKVNGRLSFDSHYALSLEQQKPKVLPCPKCKKGHIIKGNSAWGCSDFKKGCKLRIPFEFLKKTLSKSQMESLVLNAKTEPIKGFSLSEHETGVEGYLDWDQGHNLRFNKT; this comes from the coding sequence ATGCGCGTTTGTATAGCAGAGAAACCCAGTGTTGCCGGCGAAATTGCCAAAGTAGTTGGTGCCACAAACCGAAAAGATGGATATTACGAAGGTAACAACTATCAGGTTACCTGGACTTTTGGTCATCTGTGCACACTTAAAGAACCGCACGACTACCTGCCCGAATGGAAACGATGGAATCTGGGAACCCTGCCTGTAATTCCTTCGCAATTTGGCATAAAGCTCATCGCTAACAAAGGGGTTGAAAAACAATTTGGGATAATAAAAAAACTGGTGCAGGCCGCCAGTGAAGTGATAAATTGTGGCGATGCCGGTCAGGAGGGAGAGCTTATTCAACGATGGGTGCTGCAAAAGGCGGGGTGTAAGGTTAATATTAAGCGCCTGTGGATTTCGTCGTTAACCGAAGAGGCCATCCGCGAAGGTTTTGAGAAACTGCAAGACAACGATAAATTTAATCCTTTGTATGCAGCCGGCAGTTCGCGCGCCATTGGCGATTGGTTATTAGGGATAAACGCCACCCGCTTGTTTACCATTAAATATAGCCAACCCGGAACCGTCCTGTCCATAGGCAGAGTTCAAACACCTACCCTATCGTTGATTGTAAATCGTTATCTGGAGATAGAAAACTTTGTGCCTCAACCCTATTGGGAACTGAAAACAATGTACAAGGAGGTAACTTTTAATTCTACACAGGGTAAATTCTCGAGTAAAGAGGAAGGCAGTTCGGCTTTAGAAAAGATAAAAGACAAACCTTTTGAGGTAACCGATTTTAATCGTAAACCGGGCAAAGAAGCACCGCCACGATTATTCGATCTTACCTCCTTACAAGTGGAGTGCAATCGTAAGTTTGCCCTGTCGGCAGATGAAACCCTGAAAGGGATACAATCGCTTTACGAAAAAAAACTTACTACCTATCCTCGTGTAGACACCACTTATTTAAGTAACGATATCTACCCCAAGATACAAGGTATATTAAAAGGCTTAACGCAATATCAGGCTTTGGTAGAACCTTTGTTAGGCGCAAAGATACGCAAGTCGAAGAAAGTATTTGACGACAAAAAGGTAACCGACCACCATGCTATTATCCCCACCGGAGTTACAGCACCCGAGCACCTTTCGCGCGACGAAAAAATTATTTATGATACCGTTACACGCAGGTTTATCGCCAACTTTTATCCCGACTGTGAAATATCTACCACCACCATTTTGGGTAAAGTTGCCGATGTAAACTTTAAAACCTCAGGAAAGCAGGTATTAAAAGAAAATTGGCGACTGGTATATAAAGCGGTGAGCGGTAAAAAAGACAGCCAGGAAAATATATTACCGGAATTTGTGAAAGGAGAAAGCGGACCACACCAACCCGACTTTCAGGAGAAGGAAACGCAGGCCCCCAAGTATTATACCGAAGCCACTTTGTTGCGAGCCATGGAAACGGCCGGAAAACAAGTAGATGACGAAAAATTGCGTGAAGCCATGAAGGAAAATGGTATTGGCCGTCCTTCTACCCGTGCCAACATCATTGAAACCCTGTATAAACGTAAGTACATATATAACGTTCGGAAAAATGTGTTACCCACCACTATGGGAGTTAAACTCATGGAGTTTATATCTAACGACTTGCTTAAGTCGGCAGAACTCACCGGTATTTGGGAGCAAAAGCTCAGGCAGATAGAAACCGGAAAGTACAAAGTAACCGACTTTATGAACGAGCTCAAGCAAATGGTATCGGACTTGGTTTTTCAGGTGCGCAACGATTACTCCAAAGGTAAAATCGTTATTGAGGAAAATGACGATAAGGAGGTACAAACGAAAACCAAGCCTACCGATAAATCTAAAATTGTCAAAAAGTTGAGCTGTCCTCGTTGTGGTAAGGGAACCATGATAGAAGGAAAAAACGCATGGGGCTGTTCAGAATATGCTTCGGGTTGTAAAACCCTGATTCCCTTTACGTATTTGGGTAAGAAACTTAGTAAAAAGCAAATAGAAACACTCCTGCTAAAAGGAAAAACACCTGTTATTAAGGGCTTTACGCTGGAGGGCAACAAAGTGAACGGTAGGCTAAGCTTCGACAGCCATTATGCCTTAAGCTTAGAACAGCAGAAACCTAAAGTATTGCCATGTCCAAAATGTAAAAAAGGACATATCATAAAAGGCAATTCGGCCTGGGGCTGTTCCGACTTTAAAAAAGGATGCAAACTCCGCATACCCTTTGAATTTTTAAAAAAGACCTTAAGCAAAAGTCAAATGGAATCCCTCGTTTTAAACGCAAAAACAGAACCGATCAAAGGCTTTTCCTTATCGGAACACGAAACGGGTGTAGAAGGCTATCTGGATTGGGACCAGGGGCATAATCTGCGCTTTAATAAAACTTAA
- a CDS encoding glycosyltransferase family 2 protein: protein MKISVVIPVYNEQDNIAPLVQQVYDALKPSEYDFETILINDGSRDGTVEAIKKQKDKNVVLIDLRKNYGQCPALKAGIDYATGDVIATLDGDLQNDPADLVRMMDVMRKTDCDVVTGIRAQRKDDMFLRKIPSKIANSLVRKVSHTKIIDNGCAIKVFKSHIAKDIPLYGEMHRFIAILAINEGARVEQINVNHRARVSGESKYGLSRTFKVISDLILMRFTNKYAQKPMHFLGPIGAGSFVLGLLLMVYLLVLKIMGEDIWGRPLIFAAIVFLLGGFQLIMTGITLDLLMRTNHESQQKKIYKVRNSQTI from the coding sequence ATGAAAATATCCGTAGTCATACCCGTTTATAACGAACAAGATAACATTGCCCCCCTGGTGCAGCAGGTTTACGATGCACTAAAGCCGTCGGAGTATGATTTTGAGACCATCCTGATTAATGATGGCTCGCGTGATGGCACCGTGGAGGCCATAAAAAAGCAGAAAGATAAAAATGTGGTACTCATCGACCTGCGCAAAAACTACGGACAGTGTCCGGCACTTAAGGCCGGTATTGATTATGCCACAGGTGATGTAATTGCTACCCTGGACGGTGACCTGCAGAACGACCCCGCCGACCTGGTACGTATGATGGACGTGATGCGTAAAACCGACTGTGATGTGGTAACCGGTATCCGTGCCCAGCGTAAGGACGATATGTTTTTGCGTAAGATACCCTCCAAAATTGCGAACTCGCTTGTGCGCAAAGTGTCCCACACCAAGATTATAGATAACGGATGTGCCATAAAAGTGTTTAAAAGCCATATAGCCAAGGATATTCCGCTTTATGGGGAGATGCACCGTTTTATTGCTATTCTGGCTATTAACGAAGGTGCCCGTGTAGAACAAATCAACGTGAACCACCGTGCCCGCGTCAGTGGTGAATCTAAATACGGACTGTCGCGTACCTTTAAAGTCATCAGCGACCTGATATTGATGCGATTTACCAACAAATATGCCCAAAAACCTATGCATTTCCTGGGCCCTATTGGTGCGGGCAGTTTTGTGCTGGGCCTCTTATTGATGGTCTATTTGTTGGTGCTTAAAATAATGGGGGAGGATATCTGGGGGCGTCCCTTAATATTTGCCGCCATTGTTTTCCTTTTAGGAGGTTTTCAGCTTATCATGACGGGTATCACCCTGGATTTATTGATGCGTACCAATCATGAATCGCAGCAAAAAAAGATATACAAAGTGCGCAACAGCCAAACTATTTAA